One Falco peregrinus isolate bFalPer1 chromosome 6, bFalPer1.pri, whole genome shotgun sequence DNA segment encodes these proteins:
- the TMBIM4 gene encoding protein lifeguard 4 yields MAAAEQLYPRSSIEDDFNYGSNVASASVHIRMAFLRKVYSILSIQVLLTTVTSAIFLYCTGVQAFVHERPALLLVSGFGSLAIIVALTLYRHQHPINLYLLFGFTLLEALTVAITVSFYEVSVVLQAFVLTTAVFLGLTAYTLQSKKDFSKFGAGLFACLWILIFSGFLRLFFYSETIELVFAAAGALLFCGFIIYDTHLLMHKLSPEEYILAAINLYLDIINLFLHLLRLLEAFNKK; encoded by the exons ATGGCGGCGGCGGAGCAGCTCTACCCGCGGAGCTCCATCGAAGATGACTTCAACTATGGCAGCAACGTGGCCTCGGCCAGCGTCCACATCCGCATGG CTTTTCTACGGAAAGTCTACAGCATACTTTCCATTCAAGTTCTTTTGACCACCGTCACATCTGCAATTTTTCTGTACTGTACTGGAGTGCAGGCATTTGTTCATGAAAG GCCTGCCTTGCTTTTGGTATCTGGGTTTGGATCTTTGGCTATAATCGTGGCACTGACACTCTACAGACACCAGCATCCTATTAATTTATACCTACTTTTTGGATTT ACCCTACTGGAAGCACTGACAGTTGCCATTACAG tGAGTTTCTATGAGGTGTCTGTTGTCTTGCAAGCCTTTGTTCTTACTACTGCTGTATTTCTTGGACTGACTGCATATACCTTGCAGTCAAAGAAAGACTTCAGCAAATTTGGAGCGGG cctcttcGCTTGTTTGTGGATTTTGATCTTCTCGGGTTTCTTGAGG CTGTTTTTCTATAGTGAGACAATAGAGTtggtgtttgctgctgctggagctcttCTGTTCTGtggatttattatttatgaCACTCATTTGCTGATGCACAAGTTATCCCCTGAAGAGTATATACTGGCTGCAATCAATCTCTACTTGGATATCATCAATCTGTTCTTACACCTGCTGCGTTTACTGGaggcatttaataaaaaataa
- the LLPH gene encoding protein LLP homolog produces MAKSLRSKWKRKMRAEKRKKNAPRELERLKKILGTNADVVMEEVKEVATVLSPKKALEQGDDCKMDIDNKRNKKTLLDQHGQYPIWMNSRQRKKLKAQRVKGKKKSKLAKGLVW; encoded by the exons ATGGCGAAGAGCCTGAGGAGCAAGTGGAAGCGGAAGATGCGGGcggagaagaggaagaagaacgcgcccagggagctggagaggctgaaaaaaatcctgggaACCAACGCGGATGTCGTCATGGAGGAGGTCAAGGAGGTGGCGACCGTGCTGTCCCCCAAGAAAGCCCTCGAGCAGGGGG atgaCTGCAAAATGGACATAGATAATAAACGAAACAAAAAAACTCTTCTAGACCAGCATGGACAGTACCCAATATGGATGAATTCCAGACAGAGAAAGAAGCTTAAGGCACAGCgtgttaaagggaaaaaaaaatcaaaattggCCAAAGGCCTGGTCTGGTAA